One Glycine max cultivar Williams 82 chromosome 6, Glycine_max_v4.0, whole genome shotgun sequence DNA segment encodes these proteins:
- the LOC100818082 gene encoding uncharacterized protein — protein sequence MEAWNRLRDIFQDNKHSRAVTLEYDFTHTTMEAFSSVSAYCQHLNSLSDQLKNIGFPVDNSRLVLQLVSGLTEPYKGVATLICQSDPLPQFYQAQSMLVLEEFDLKKATQTSSSAMVARDSGESQEMSDHSLACRTNNGGKRYSNHGNSRKNRNNTGGHDNLGTSKGGSGGGGKGGSGSNRGGGQ from the coding sequence ATGGAGGCTTGGAATAGGTTGCGTGATATATTCCAAGATAACAAACACTCTCGTGCCGTTACACTTGAGTATGATTTCACCCACACAACCATGGAGGCCTTTTCAAGTGTCTCTGCTTACTGTCAACATCTCAATTCACTATCGGATCAGCTCAAGAACATCGGCTTTCCGGTCGATAACAGTAGGTTGGTTCTGCAATTGGTGTCCGGTCTCACTGAACCTTACAAGGGAGTGGCCACACTCATCTGTCAAAGTGATCCCTTGCCTCAGTTTTATCAAGCACAGTCAATGCTTGTTCTCGAAGAATTCGATCTCAAGAAGGCGACTCAGACCTCATCCTCTGCCATGGTGGCTCGTGACTCGGGTGAATCTCAAGAGATgtctgatcattcattagcatgCCGCACAAATAATGGTGGAAAACGGTATTCAAACCATGGCAATTCTAGAAAGAATCGCAACAACACTGGTGGTCATGATAACTTAGGCACTAGTAAGGGAGGCTCTGGTGGAGGGGGTAAAGGTGGCAGTGGCAGCAATCGCGGGGGTGGACAGTAG